The proteins below come from a single Chrysoperla carnea chromosome 1, inChrCarn1.1, whole genome shotgun sequence genomic window:
- the LOC123304913 gene encoding uncharacterized protein ZK1073.1-like — protein sequence MIKPNSFQYPSLQAFGEELVTVLDFLHVKYVIGFGDGAGANVLARFALENPTRLLGLILINCTGSAASVLDSFKNKYFSWSGKQQVGQSTEDFLIYHRYGHQLLADTSPDKENVIEEFREKLHGLLNPSNVKQYVSAFLSRKDLSLKHLKVDTLLLTGLLSPYANEVDKLFQEANKEKTTILKVERAGHVLNDTPAKIAQSLLLFCKGQGLLSSVAMPGIDRRMSRGMSMEEYDKPNIRRLSLTTSS from the exons ATGATTAAACCTAATAGTTTTCAGTATCCATCGTTACAAGCATTTGGTGAAGAATTAGTTACGGTATTGGATTTCCTTCACGTTAAATATGTGATTGGTTTTGGTGATGGAGCTGGTGCTAATGTATTAGCACGATTTGCATTGGAGAATCCAACACGTCTTCttgggttaattttgatcaattgtACTGGCAGTGCTGCATCTGTATTGGAtagctttaaaaataaa tacTTTTCATGGTCTGGTAAACAACAAGTTGGTCAATCGACTGaagattttttgatttatcaTCGATATGGTCat caaCTATTGGCTGATACGAGTCCAGACAAAGAAAATGTAATTGAAGAATTTCGCGAAAAACTTCATGGATTATTAAATCCAAGCAATGTTAAACAATACGTTTCAGCGTTTTTGAG ccgaaaagatttatctttaaaacatttaaaagttgATACGTTATTACTCACTGGTTTATTGAGTCCGTATGCAAATGAAGTTGATAAATTGTTCCAAGAGGCCAATAAAGAAAAgacaacaattttaaaagttgaGAGAGCTGGACATGTTTTAAACGATACG CCAGCAAAAATTGCCCAAAGTCTTTTATTATTCTGTAAAGGACAAGGATTATTATCATCAGTGGCAATGCCTGGTATAGATCGACGTATGTCACGTGGTATGAGTATGGAAGAATATGATAAACCAAATATTCGACGATTGTCATTAACAACATCATCCTAA